One stretch of Muribaculum intestinale DNA includes these proteins:
- the istB gene encoding IS21-like element helper ATPase IstB, with product MTDIHETDRDGLRELIRSCAFDLKLPLVRRDIDLLIQQSADEQWNLWRFTAELLRREKENRSENQRRHRIKNAGFPQLRYLNEIDTDALPADARKALPTLETLDFIKNGRNLILYGNPGTGKTHLATALGIAACNAGHSVLFTSVPRLLTQIRECRNALTLRSLENKFERYDMVICDEFGYVSCDKAGAEMLFNHLSLRTDKKTTVVTTNLAFNRWNEIIDDKVLVTAMVDRLTHKAILLNMTGKSYRMKETQEMMTQQI from the coding sequence ATGACAGACATACATGAAACAGACCGTGACGGACTTCGGGAGCTCATTCGCTCATGCGCTTTCGACCTTAAACTCCCGCTTGTGCGGCGCGACATCGACCTGCTTATACAGCAGAGCGCCGACGAACAATGGAACCTATGGCGGTTTACAGCCGAACTGCTCCGGCGCGAAAAAGAGAACCGCTCTGAAAACCAGCGCCGTCACCGCATCAAAAACGCAGGGTTCCCGCAACTTCGCTATCTTAACGAAATCGACACCGACGCTCTGCCCGCCGATGCCCGGAAAGCGCTCCCGACACTCGAGACACTCGACTTCATCAAAAACGGACGCAACCTCATTCTATACGGCAATCCCGGAACAGGCAAGACTCATCTGGCGACAGCTCTCGGTATCGCCGCATGTAATGCCGGACACTCGGTGCTGTTCACATCCGTGCCAAGACTGCTCACGCAGATACGCGAGTGCCGCAACGCTTTGACACTCCGGTCGCTGGAAAACAAGTTCGAGAGATACGACATGGTCATCTGTGATGAGTTCGGATACGTCTCCTGCGACAAGGCCGGCGCAGAGATGCTCTTTAACCATCTCTCCCTCCGCACCGACAAGAAGACGACCGTCGTCACAACCAATCTCGCCTTCAACCGCTGGAACGAGATTATTGACGACAAAGTACTGGTCACCGCAATGGTAGACCGCCTGACCCACAAGGCTATACTGCTTAACATGACAGGCAAATCATACCGCATGAAAGAAACTCAGGAAATGATGACTCAACAAATATAA
- the istA gene encoding IS21 family transposase, which produces MLHMEEKTSIILSHRREGMSIREIARRNGMSRKTVRKYLREFEREAGPSPTEREVDDYLLTRPKYDSSGRVRRVVTDDVRRRIDGFIARNRENVAAGLHKQQMRKLDMWRRLQDDGVRIAYSTVCQYVRALEAAPKSQEKPAKAYIRQDYEPGFRCEFDWGVLTLWIGGVRTRLHMAVFTLDHSNMRKAYLFSREDTLALMEAHRNCFRELGGTPRVMAYDNMRTAVKKFLGRDREHTDALLRMEVHYCFTPHFCNPRSGWEKGKVERSVEYIRRRAFSFEVRFDSLDAAQTHLAAVCDRLNTEASNMSAEEKRLRIQADLAALRPLDHGDIGCFEQRLYRVGKYSTITVDGVHYSVPDRLVGSQVAVKLYSERIVVLYGRDKVANHARSRRSGDWVIDLMHYLGTFLRKPAALGRSVALQQVHPSVAALYREHFRESPRSFIELLVFTRDNNLAYTDIVRAATSLSSRGLQRLSSEQIQAQMISAEGHMQSTADIAATNVPDPQQAEIESSASHTLDMLSSFMEYTRASQAD; this is translated from the coding sequence ATGCTACACATGGAGGAAAAAACATCCATTATTCTGTCTCATCGCCGCGAGGGGATGAGCATCCGCGAGATAGCGCGCCGCAACGGCATGAGCCGCAAGACCGTGCGCAAGTATCTGCGCGAGTTCGAGAGAGAGGCCGGCCCGTCACCGACAGAGCGGGAGGTTGACGATTATCTGCTGACCAGGCCGAAGTATGACAGCAGCGGACGCGTCAGGCGTGTTGTGACCGATGATGTCCGCCGTCGCATCGATGGTTTTATCGCCCGCAACCGGGAGAACGTCGCTGCCGGATTGCACAAGCAGCAGATGCGCAAGCTCGATATGTGGCGACGTCTTCAGGACGATGGCGTGCGTATCGCCTATTCCACAGTATGTCAGTATGTCCGTGCGCTGGAGGCAGCGCCGAAGTCGCAAGAAAAGCCTGCAAAGGCATATATCCGTCAGGACTATGAGCCTGGATTCCGTTGCGAGTTCGACTGGGGCGTGCTTACCCTGTGGATCGGTGGAGTCAGGACTCGCCTTCACATGGCGGTATTCACCCTCGACCACAGCAATATGCGCAAGGCATATCTGTTTTCGCGCGAAGATACCCTGGCTCTTATGGAAGCCCACCGCAACTGCTTCCGGGAGTTGGGGGGCACCCCGCGCGTGATGGCCTATGACAACATGCGTACCGCCGTAAAGAAGTTCCTCGGGCGCGACCGCGAGCACACGGATGCGCTGCTGCGCATGGAGGTACACTACTGTTTCACACCCCATTTCTGCAACCCTCGCTCGGGATGGGAAAAAGGCAAGGTGGAACGTTCGGTGGAATATATCCGGCGTCGTGCATTCTCGTTCGAGGTCCGGTTTGACTCCCTGGATGCCGCGCAGACGCATCTGGCGGCAGTCTGCGACAGGCTCAACACAGAGGCGTCCAACATGTCGGCGGAAGAAAAACGCCTGCGCATACAGGCCGATCTGGCGGCGCTACGTCCGTTGGACCACGGTGACATCGGCTGCTTCGAGCAGCGGCTGTACCGCGTCGGAAAGTATTCAACGATAACCGTTGACGGAGTGCACTACTCTGTGCCCGACCGTCTGGTGGGCTCGCAGGTGGCGGTAAAGCTGTATTCCGAGCGCATCGTGGTGCTTTACGGACGCGACAAGGTGGCCAATCATGCCCGAAGCCGACGCTCCGGCGACTGGGTCATCGACCTGATGCATTATCTGGGTACATTCCTGCGCAAACCGGCCGCTCTGGGGCGGTCTGTGGCTCTGCAACAGGTACATCCGTCGGTGGCGGCGCTTTACCGCGAACACTTCCGCGAGTCTCCGCGAAGCTTCATAGAACTGCTTGTGTTCACCCGCGACAACAATCTGGCATACACTGACATCGTCCGTGCCGCCACAAGTCTTTCGTCCCGCGGGCTCCAGCGCCTCTCATCTGAACAGATACAGGCTCAGATGATCTCGGCGGAAGGACATATGCAGTCAACCGCCGATATCGCGGCAACGAACGTTCCCGACCCGCAACAGGCTGAAATAGAAAGTTCGGCAAGCCATACCCTTGACATGCTTTCATCATTTATGGAATATACCCGCGCATCGCAGGCAGACTGA
- a CDS encoding site-specific integrase, with protein sequence MKEENLQHLISRCEAFLRDTRYAAISIRNHIRRWNSGIAQYLRSKGLDDYSPPLGDEYLCSIQALGIYTEGTVNEYRRSVRMLNDMLLLGHIRRSSKVPVKYDFSGEIGMEMLKFIDSQRRLRRAEKTIVHHQRNLSYFLEYLVQGKALVHPMEITEGDIVSYIGVCSNKVSARYSIRMLMSFWHEHGVVLNDFDEFFRAFKVRRKERIPSFYPSEDVEKIEESVNRNCALGKRDYAIILLASRLGLRASDIATLTFDEIDWENNLIRKKMVKTGNSIELPLLSEVGNAIIDYLKNGRPKSSAVNLFILHRPPYTSLSAYAVCSQINRLIALSGVNVIGKHHGLHSLRHSLASALLKQSTPIETISEVLGHQSCQSTMSYLSIDMESLRQCALEVPLVPDTFYNQKGGTFYERH encoded by the coding sequence ATGAAAGAAGAGAATCTACAGCATCTCATTTCGAGATGTGAGGCTTTTCTCCGAGACACTCGCTATGCCGCCATATCCATACGGAATCATATCAGACGATGGAACAGTGGCATAGCGCAGTATCTGAGGAGCAAGGGCCTTGACGATTATTCACCTCCGTTGGGGGATGAATATCTATGTTCCATACAGGCTCTTGGTATATATACTGAGGGAACTGTAAACGAATATCGCAGATCTGTCCGGATGCTTAATGATATGCTTTTGCTCGGGCATATCAGAAGGTCAAGTAAAGTTCCTGTGAAATATGACTTTAGTGGAGAGATTGGCATGGAAATGCTGAAGTTTATAGATTCACAGAGACGTTTGCGCAGAGCAGAAAAAACGATTGTCCACCATCAGCGTAATTTAAGCTATTTCCTCGAATATCTGGTTCAAGGCAAGGCACTCGTACATCCAATGGAGATAACAGAAGGGGATATTGTGTCTTATATAGGAGTTTGCTCTAATAAAGTAAGCGCAAGATATTCAATCAGAATGCTTATGTCTTTTTGGCATGAGCATGGAGTAGTCTTAAATGACTTCGATGAGTTTTTTCGCGCTTTCAAAGTCAGGCGTAAAGAGAGAATCCCTTCGTTCTATCCATCTGAAGATGTCGAAAAAATCGAGGAATCCGTCAATCGCAACTGTGCTCTTGGGAAAAGAGATTATGCAATCATCCTATTGGCTTCAAGGCTCGGACTCCGCGCGTCAGATATAGCCACGTTGACTTTTGATGAGATTGACTGGGAGAACAATCTTATCAGGAAAAAGATGGTAAAGACCGGCAATTCCATAGAGTTGCCACTTCTGTCGGAAGTCGGGAATGCCATAATCGATTATCTTAAGAATGGTCGTCCGAAGTCGTCGGCTGTGAATTTATTCATACTACACAGGCCCCCATATACATCCCTAAGTGCCTATGCAGTTTGCAGTCAGATAAACAGGCTGATCGCACTCAGTGGTGTGAATGTCATAGGGAAGCATCATGGCCTACATTCACTCAGACACTCTCTTGCCTCTGCACTCCTAAAACAATCAACACCGATAGAAACAATATCCGAGGTTCTGGGCCATCAGAGCTGTCAGTCGACTATGAGCTATCTGTCCATAGACATGGAATCGCTCCGGCAATGTGCACTTGAAGTACCGCTTGTCCCGGATACATTCTATAATCAGAAAGGAGGGACATTTTATGAGCGACACTGA
- a CDS encoding Cas9 inhibitor AcrIIA9 family protein, whose translation MANKNENKGTMAFADTIRHYLEKRAENDVLFAVKFANPSKSVEDCVTYYE comes from the coding sequence ATGGCAAACAAGAATGAAAACAAAGGTACTATGGCATTTGCGGACACTATCCGTCACTACCTTGAAAAGAGAGCCGAGAATGACGTGCTTTTCGCCGTCAAGTTCGCAAACCCCTCAAAGTCCGTAGAGGACTGCGTGACCTATTATGAGTAG
- a CDS encoding site-specific integrase, giving the protein MRSKTNFRVSFFLKKTKLLKSGEASVSMRITVDGQRVENNIRKSILPNLWDQSKERAKGTSKTAVDLNRFIEEARIKIHQIITELQQNGEEITPAVVQQRFYGIGQVRKQERTILQVIQEHNEEAEKLIGKDFVKITVRRYESMKRYLCEMIKEKYDVPDLPLSDFTGEVIRAYEVYLKTEKDLCQNTLIRYMKALKKITNRCIANDWIHKDPFAGIKFREEPTDPEFLTIEEVNRIYECDPGSKRLEVVRDMFLMSAFTGLAFTDVSQLTEEHIVTDNEGNKWIRKPRQKTRQMSNIPLLDIPLEIIEKYRGDKKAAKKGVLLPIPSNQVMNRYLKEIATICKIDKYLTTHVARHTYATVCLSQGVSLKNVSKMLGHASVKMTERYARVLDSSILRDMNSIRDTMNLGKPKKQKVKEESDKEAI; this is encoded by the coding sequence ATGAGAAGCAAAACCAATTTCCGTGTGTCTTTTTTTCTTAAAAAGACCAAGCTACTCAAGAGCGGAGAAGCCTCTGTGAGTATGCGTATCACTGTGGACGGACAGCGCGTAGAAAATAATATCCGCAAAAGTATCCTTCCCAATCTGTGGGATCAGTCAAAGGAACGTGCGAAAGGCACGAGCAAGACTGCCGTTGACCTCAACCGTTTTATCGAGGAAGCCCGCATCAAAATCCACCAGATAATAACCGAGCTTCAGCAGAACGGCGAGGAAATCACTCCCGCTGTGGTTCAACAGCGTTTCTACGGCATCGGACAGGTTCGCAAACAGGAGCGGACAATCCTTCAAGTAATTCAGGAACACAACGAAGAAGCGGAGAAACTAATCGGCAAGGACTTTGTGAAGATTACCGTCAGACGCTACGAGTCGATGAAGCGTTACCTCTGCGAAATGATAAAGGAGAAATACGATGTGCCCGACCTGCCCCTTTCGGATTTTACCGGCGAGGTAATCCGCGCCTACGAGGTCTATCTCAAAACGGAGAAAGACCTTTGCCAGAACACGCTTATCCGCTACATGAAGGCGTTGAAGAAGATTACAAACCGCTGCATCGCCAACGACTGGATACACAAAGATCCGTTTGCCGGAATTAAATTCCGCGAGGAACCCACCGACCCGGAGTTTCTCACTATCGAGGAAGTCAACCGCATCTATGAATGTGATCCGGGAAGCAAGCGATTGGAGGTGGTGCGTGATATGTTTCTGATGTCGGCGTTCACTGGCCTTGCCTTCACTGATGTTTCCCAGCTTACCGAGGAACATATCGTGACCGACAACGAGGGGAATAAGTGGATACGCAAGCCCCGTCAGAAGACGCGCCAAATGAGCAATATTCCCCTGCTGGATATTCCTCTTGAAATAATAGAGAAATATCGCGGCGACAAGAAGGCGGCGAAAAAAGGTGTGTTGCTCCCCATTCCGAGCAATCAGGTGATGAACCGCTATCTGAAAGAGATTGCCACAATCTGCAAGATTGACAAGTATCTCACCACCCATGTGGCCCGGCACACATACGCCACCGTCTGCCTTTCGCAAGGCGTTAGTCTGAAAAACGTGTCGAAGATGCTCGGACACGCCAGCGTTAAAATGACCGAGCGTTACGCCAGAGTGCTTGACTCATCAATCCTGCGTGACATGAACAGCATCAGGGACACCATGAACCTCGGCAAACCGAAAAAGCAGAAGGTCAAGGAAGAATCAGACAAGGAAGCAATCTGA
- a CDS encoding tetratricopeptide repeat protein, whose product MKRKLTIISLAAALTLSAEINSPFADGCLQRGIVLLRNDFTQGAIDQFDIARHSSPTPTQDADIAWGKAIATLREGNIDSARGLLQKYIEAYPATSQTLKARIALADCDFYQGRYREALSAYNAISPSAPDLALADDLIYRTAYCDMMLGNTSKALAGFAALTSSPVYANASRFYQGYIYYTQGEYAEARHLFDTVDKYSSPGDQAPYFLTQIAFHEANYDQALAMARRAISESPHSPYAPEMLRIAGESSYQTGDTPEAISYLQRYLDTTSIDKAEPSALYILGINAYQQGELDRAVKLLTPVTEQPDAIGQSAYLYIGQAFLQQGNMDAAIMALEKAYRLDYDPSVRETAFYNYAVTRMEGGRTPFGSSVALMEDFLRTYPNSRFAPQVQEYLVTGYITDSNYDQALASINAISRPTPAIIAAKQRVLYILGSRDLANNRTTQALERFRESKALAPQADKNMGAETELWIGDCLYRLGRYPDAATAFSSYLRTAPKSSPNRTIALYDLAYTRFAQRRYNEALADFKKVIDASGQSSAEPRITADAYCRIADCQYYSSDFNAAAANYDRALSANPATGDYPLFQKAVMRGLSGAHDEKIDMLDQMMQTYPTSGLMASALLEKAESLLALNRSDEALGVYSRLVAKYPATSQGRNGYLQMAITQMSLGHTSDAIATYKKVISSYPTSDEARVASDDLKRILADEGRLDQYTAFIASVPDAPRLDTTEIDQLTFQSAEKSYLASGATDRLKDYIDRFPSGQHAPQALNYLATASLENGNHSEALTYATTLVTRFPHSEASEEGLAIKGEIELESGNAEQALATFRTLESSASGARNIQAARLGIMRVSRDLGHHADVIAAADALLSSSALSTDRRTEVLYSRAYALAQQGNTAQAAAEWEKLASDTDDLYGAMSAFHLAQQQFDKGNIKQARRTVNALIDSNTPHQYWLARGYILLSDISRSQGNTFEADEYLKSLRENYPGSEADIFRMIETRLKK is encoded by the coding sequence ATGAAACGAAAACTCACTATAATCTCGCTCGCCGCCGCACTGACTCTCTCCGCCGAAATCAACTCGCCATTTGCCGACGGATGTCTGCAACGCGGCATAGTTCTCCTCCGCAACGACTTCACCCAGGGTGCAATCGACCAGTTCGACATTGCCCGGCACTCCTCCCCTACCCCAACACAGGACGCCGACATCGCCTGGGGTAAAGCGATTGCCACCCTTCGCGAAGGAAACATCGACAGCGCACGCGGCCTTCTCCAGAAATATATCGAAGCCTACCCGGCCACGTCCCAGACCCTAAAAGCCCGCATAGCGCTGGCCGACTGCGATTTCTATCAAGGGCGCTACCGCGAGGCCCTATCGGCCTACAATGCTATATCTCCATCAGCGCCCGACCTCGCTCTCGCCGACGACCTTATATACCGCACAGCCTATTGCGACATGATGCTCGGCAACACCTCCAAGGCTCTTGCCGGATTTGCCGCGCTGACCTCTTCGCCCGTCTATGCCAACGCCTCAAGGTTCTATCAGGGCTACATATATTACACCCAGGGAGAATACGCCGAAGCCCGGCACCTTTTTGACACTGTCGACAAATACTCCTCACCAGGCGACCAGGCCCCATATTTCCTCACTCAGATAGCATTCCACGAAGCCAACTACGACCAGGCTCTCGCCATGGCCCGACGCGCCATTTCCGAGAGTCCACACTCGCCATACGCCCCCGAAATGCTCCGTATAGCAGGCGAATCGTCATACCAGACCGGTGACACACCGGAAGCCATCAGTTATCTTCAGCGATATCTTGACACGACATCTATTGACAAGGCCGAGCCATCAGCATTATATATATTAGGCATAAACGCCTATCAGCAGGGCGAACTCGACCGTGCCGTAAAGCTACTTACCCCCGTCACCGAGCAGCCCGATGCCATCGGACAGTCGGCCTATCTCTATATCGGACAAGCATTTCTACAACAAGGCAACATGGACGCAGCCATCATGGCTTTGGAAAAAGCCTATCGTCTCGACTACGACCCATCAGTGCGCGAAACAGCATTCTACAACTATGCCGTTACACGCATGGAAGGCGGACGCACACCATTCGGCAGTTCGGTGGCATTGATGGAAGACTTCCTGCGCACGTACCCCAACTCACGCTTCGCCCCACAAGTACAGGAGTATCTCGTCACAGGCTACATTACTGACAGCAACTACGACCAGGCCCTCGCATCAATCAACGCCATAAGCCGCCCGACTCCTGCCATCATCGCCGCAAAACAACGAGTGCTCTACATACTCGGATCCCGCGACCTCGCAAACAACCGCACAACCCAAGCCCTCGAGCGATTCCGCGAATCCAAAGCACTCGCTCCGCAAGCCGACAAAAACATGGGAGCAGAGACCGAGCTATGGATTGGCGACTGCCTCTATCGACTCGGACGCTACCCCGACGCAGCCACTGCATTCTCCTCATATCTGCGCACCGCACCAAAATCCTCGCCCAACCGCACAATCGCCCTCTACGACCTTGCATACACCCGATTTGCCCAACGGCGCTACAACGAAGCACTCGCCGACTTCAAGAAAGTAATCGATGCATCCGGACAATCATCCGCAGAGCCTCGAATAACGGCCGACGCATACTGCCGCATAGCCGACTGCCAATACTACTCGTCAGACTTCAATGCAGCAGCAGCCAACTATGACCGTGCTTTGTCGGCCAATCCGGCCACCGGCGACTACCCGCTATTCCAGAAAGCCGTAATGCGCGGACTATCCGGCGCCCATGACGAGAAAATCGACATGCTCGACCAAATGATGCAGACCTATCCAACATCCGGACTCATGGCATCAGCCCTGCTCGAAAAGGCAGAAAGCCTCCTTGCACTCAACCGCTCCGACGAAGCTCTTGGCGTATATTCCCGTCTCGTGGCCAAATATCCGGCCACATCACAAGGTCGCAACGGATACCTGCAGATGGCTATCACCCAGATGTCGCTCGGACACACATCCGACGCCATAGCCACATATAAAAAGGTAATATCCTCCTATCCAACATCCGACGAAGCTCGCGTAGCATCCGACGACCTCAAGCGCATTCTCGCCGACGAAGGACGCCTCGACCAGTATACCGCCTTCATAGCCAGCGTACCCGACGCCCCGCGCCTCGACACTACCGAAATAGACCAGCTGACATTCCAGTCGGCCGAAAAATCATATCTCGCCTCAGGAGCCACCGACCGATTGAAAGACTATATCGACCGTTTCCCCTCAGGACAACACGCTCCGCAGGCACTCAACTATCTCGCCACAGCCTCGCTGGAAAACGGCAATCACTCAGAGGCCCTCACCTACGCCACAACACTTGTGACACGCTTCCCCCATTCAGAGGCATCAGAAGAGGGTCTTGCCATAAAAGGCGAAATAGAACTCGAATCGGGCAACGCCGAACAAGCTCTGGCAACATTCCGCACGCTCGAATCAAGCGCATCAGGGGCCCGCAACATACAGGCCGCACGTCTGGGCATAATGCGCGTGTCGCGCGACCTCGGCCATCATGCCGATGTCATAGCGGCCGCCGACGCACTGCTGTCATCTTCAGCCCTGTCGACCGACCGGCGCACAGAAGTGCTCTACTCCCGGGCATACGCGCTCGCACAACAGGGCAACACGGCACAGGCTGCCGCCGAATGGGAAAAACTCGCCTCCGATACCGATGACCTCTATGGAGCCATGTCCGCTTTCCATCTTGCCCAGCAGCAATTCGACAAAGGCAACATAAAACAAGCCAGACGTACCGTCAATGCCCTCATCGACTCAAACACACCCCACCAGTACTGGCTCGCCCGAGGCTACATACTCCTGAGCGACATATCACGTAGCCAAGGCAACACATTCGAAGCCGACGAATACCTAAAGAGTCTGCGGGAAAACTATCCGGGCTCCGAAGCCGACATATTCCGGATGATTGAAACTCGTCTGAAAAAATAA
- a CDS encoding aldo/keto reductase — translation MIPPVYSPADERYSDGNMSYRRCGRSGILLPEISLGLWHNFGAGDPLSRSREILRYAFDHGITHFDLANNYGPPYGSAEQTFGEIFRTDFRPYRDEMFISTKAGYDMWPGPYGNWGSRKYLMASLDQSLRRMNLDYVDIFYIHRFDPETPIEETLQALVDIVRSGKALYAGISRWPLEATKLAFEYLDRRDTHCLLFQDRLNMLDRSSVYSGILEETQQAGVGFIAFSPLAQGLLTNRYLHGVPSDSRAAQGRFLKADTITPEIIRRTRELNDIAESRRQSLAQMAISWVLADKRVTSVIAGCSSINQLADTICAIKHTDFTQEELALIDNAIG, via the coding sequence ATGATACCCCCCGTATATTCTCCGGCCGACGAGCGCTACTCCGATGGCAACATGAGCTATCGCCGCTGCGGGCGCTCTGGCATACTGTTGCCTGAAATATCGCTCGGACTATGGCACAACTTCGGCGCCGGCGACCCACTGAGTCGTTCACGAGAAATCCTGCGATATGCATTCGACCATGGCATCACCCACTTCGACCTCGCCAACAACTACGGCCCACCATACGGATCAGCCGAACAGACATTCGGCGAAATATTCCGTACCGACTTCCGCCCCTACCGCGACGAGATGTTCATATCAACAAAAGCTGGCTACGATATGTGGCCCGGCCCATACGGAAACTGGGGATCGCGCAAATATCTCATGGCCTCGCTCGACCAAAGCCTGCGTCGCATGAACCTCGACTATGTCGACATATTCTACATCCACCGCTTTGACCCGGAGACTCCGATCGAGGAAACACTTCAGGCACTTGTCGATATCGTGCGCTCAGGCAAAGCCCTCTACGCAGGCATATCCCGTTGGCCTCTCGAAGCAACAAAACTCGCATTCGAATATCTTGACCGCCGCGACACACATTGTCTCCTGTTTCAGGACCGTCTTAATATGCTCGACCGTTCCTCGGTATACTCCGGAATCCTTGAAGAAACTCAGCAGGCTGGCGTAGGATTCATCGCATTTTCGCCACTCGCTCAAGGATTGCTCACAAACCGCTATCTCCACGGGGTGCCATCCGACTCACGTGCCGCACAAGGACGATTTCTGAAGGCCGACACAATCACCCCAGAAATAATACGCCGCACACGCGAACTCAACGACATAGCCGAATCACGCCGACAGTCGCTTGCTCAGATGGCAATATCATGGGTGCTCGCCGACAAACGTGTCACATCCGTAATAGCAGGATGCAGTTCAATCAATCAGCTCGCCGACACAATCTGTGCAATAAAGCATACTGACTTCACACAGGAAGAACTTGCCCTTATCGACAATGCAATAGGCTGA